A genome region from Sphingobium sp. WTD-1 includes the following:
- a CDS encoding BamA/TamA family outer membrane protein has translation MKKRQARYVRHALGMIMAAASPLPLMAQTVPASPPGTTTPADEEPILPDDEFNARLPGAGSVDDKADNKTPLPSIDDWLDQQMPAQGNAQNGAPASGTAPATGAELPPATEPPVETELAQPLPALDSVTVPENVADDDSDEKTPEVRYATQLDGFGKTGLEDEFRAASALLDGKGKAETASMVQQRAQADEQLAVRLFHSEGYYDATALASLDQQQDGTLKAILSVTPGKRYKIGEIVIHAPETIPPGLIRDSLTLKTGDYIVATAVEAAEANVALKLPEQGYAFARIGDRDILLDPATVTGDYTLPVEPGPRGTFRTITTSGEKQAFGADHMAVIARFDKGDLYDSRKVDDLRKALVATGLFASVAVDPVQTGEPGPDGTEYVDLHVDQEAGPARRLAGELGYGTGQGFRAEGSWTHRNLFPPEGALIASVIAGTQEQGVSGTFRRSNAGKRDKTFQAGAGVNHQKYDAYEAFTLGLNASWSRQSTPIFQKRWTYSYGGEILLSNENTTIDESGENKRLTYFIGALPVQVGYDRSNDLLNPTSGFRANLRVSPEASLQGNVSPYVRASFDLAGYYPISDSFVLAARTKIGTINGVARDDVAPSRRIYAGGGGSVRGYGYQELGPKDANNDPIGGRSVNEFAVEGRYRFGNYGVVAFVDAGQVYESQIPQFSDIRYGVGLGGRFYTNFGPFRADIAMPINRQPGESKFALYIGIGQAF, from the coding sequence ATGAAGAAGCGGCAGGCGAGATATGTTCGGCATGCGCTGGGCATGATCATGGCAGCCGCCTCTCCCCTGCCCCTGATGGCGCAGACGGTTCCGGCCAGCCCCCCCGGCACCACAACTCCCGCCGACGAAGAACCGATCCTGCCCGACGACGAGTTCAACGCGCGCCTGCCCGGCGCCGGCAGCGTCGACGACAAGGCTGATAACAAGACCCCCTTGCCCTCGATCGACGACTGGCTGGACCAGCAGATGCCGGCCCAGGGCAATGCCCAGAACGGCGCGCCGGCCAGCGGCACGGCCCCCGCGACCGGCGCCGAACTGCCCCCCGCCACCGAGCCGCCGGTCGAAACCGAACTGGCCCAGCCGTTGCCCGCGCTCGACAGCGTGACCGTGCCGGAAAATGTCGCCGATGATGACAGCGATGAAAAGACGCCCGAGGTCCGCTACGCGACCCAGCTCGACGGGTTCGGCAAGACCGGTCTGGAGGATGAGTTCCGCGCCGCGTCCGCCTTGCTGGACGGCAAGGGCAAGGCCGAGACCGCATCGATGGTGCAGCAGCGCGCCCAGGCCGACGAGCAACTGGCGGTGCGGCTGTTCCATTCGGAGGGCTATTATGATGCGACCGCCCTCGCCTCGCTCGACCAGCAGCAGGATGGCACGCTGAAGGCGATCCTGTCGGTGACGCCGGGCAAGCGCTACAAGATTGGCGAGATCGTCATCCATGCGCCCGAGACGATCCCGCCCGGCCTGATCCGCGACAGCCTGACCTTGAAGACCGGCGACTATATCGTCGCCACTGCGGTCGAGGCGGCAGAGGCCAATGTCGCGCTCAAGCTGCCGGAACAGGGCTACGCCTTCGCCAGGATCGGCGACCGCGACATCCTGCTCGATCCCGCGACCGTGACCGGCGACTATACCCTTCCGGTCGAGCCGGGTCCGCGCGGCACATTCCGCACCATCACCACCAGCGGCGAGAAGCAGGCGTTCGGCGCCGACCATATGGCGGTGATCGCCCGCTTTGACAAAGGCGACCTCTATGACAGCCGCAAGGTCGACGATCTGCGCAAGGCGCTGGTCGCGACCGGCCTGTTCGCCAGCGTCGCGGTCGATCCGGTCCAGACCGGCGAGCCCGGCCCGGATGGCACCGAATATGTCGACCTGCATGTCGATCAGGAAGCCGGCCCGGCCCGGCGGCTGGCCGGCGAACTGGGCTATGGCACCGGACAGGGCTTCCGCGCCGAAGGCAGCTGGACCCATCGCAACCTGTTCCCGCCCGAAGGCGCCCTGATCGCCAGCGTCATCGCCGGCACCCAGGAACAGGGCGTATCGGGCACCTTCCGCCGGTCCAATGCGGGCAAGCGCGACAAGACCTTCCAGGCGGGCGCCGGCGTCAACCACCAGAAATATGACGCCTATGAAGCCTTCACCCTGGGCCTCAACGCCAGCTGGTCGCGCCAGTCGACACCGATCTTCCAGAAGCGCTGGACCTATAGCTATGGCGGCGAAATCCTGCTTTCGAACGAAAATACCACGATCGACGAAAGCGGCGAAAACAAGCGGCTGACCTATTTCATCGGCGCCCTGCCGGTGCAGGTCGGCTATGACCGCTCCAACGACCTGCTCAACCCCACCAGCGGCTTCCGCGCCAATCTGCGCGTGTCGCCCGAAGCGTCGTTGCAGGGCAATGTCTCGCCCTATGTCCGCGCCAGTTTCGACCTGGCCGGCTATTATCCGATTTCCGACAGTTTCGTGCTGGCGGCGCGGACCAAGATCGGCACGATCAACGGCGTCGCCCGCGACGATGTCGCCCCTTCGCGGCGCATCTATGCCGGCGGTGGCGGGTCGGTGCGCGGCTATGGCTATCAGGAACTGGGGCCAAAGGACGCGAACAATGATCCGATCGGCGGCCGATCGGTCAATGAATTCGCGGTCGAGGGCCGCTATCGCTTCGGCAATTACGGCGTCGTCGCCTTCGTCGATGCGGGCCAGGTCTATGAAAGCCAGATCCCGCAATTTTCCGACATCCGCTATGGCGTGGGCCTGGGCGGACGTTTCTACACCAATTTCGGCCCCTTCCGCGCAGATATAGCCATGCCGATCAACCGCCAGCCCGGCGAATCCAAATTCGCCCTCTACATCGGTATCGGACAGGCCTTCTGA